A window of the Candidatus Paraluminiphilus aquimaris genome harbors these coding sequences:
- a CDS encoding sugar transferase: MSLVGTSKIKRGADVVVSLTGIAALAPVLALLVVVLKLGGGSAVFAHTRVGRNGTLFKCYKFRTMHTDAARRLSDLLSKDEEAKHEWETHFKLKTDPRVTSLGRILRKSSLDELPQLFNVLKGDMSLVGPRPVIEEELRLYGDYASDYLTVRPGITGLWQVSGRNDLDYDERVSLDVTYIHQWSHKLDLRILLKTIRVVFTHRGAY; the protein is encoded by the coding sequence TTGAGTTTGGTTGGGACATCTAAGATAAAACGTGGTGCAGACGTCGTTGTCAGTCTCACGGGTATTGCGGCGTTAGCCCCAGTGCTTGCGTTATTAGTCGTTGTTCTAAAGCTGGGTGGCGGATCCGCGGTTTTTGCCCATACCCGCGTAGGCCGCAATGGCACGCTATTTAAATGCTACAAGTTCCGAACCATGCATACGGACGCAGCGCGTCGACTCTCAGATTTGCTGTCGAAGGATGAAGAAGCAAAACACGAGTGGGAAACCCATTTTAAATTGAAGACCGATCCCCGAGTTACGAGCTTAGGCCGGATACTACGAAAATCCAGTCTGGATGAGCTTCCACAGCTCTTCAATGTGCTTAAAGGCGATATGAGTCTCGTTGGGCCAAGGCCAGTGATTGAGGAAGAACTGCGGCTCTACGGGGATTACGCATCCGATTATCTCACGGTAAGACCGGGCATCACCGGGCTATGGCAGGTCTCTGGCCGCAACGATCTGGACTACGATGAACGCGTGTCACTCGATGTAACCTACATTCACCAGTGGAGTCACAAGCTTGACCTGCGAATACTGCTTAAAACAATTCGAGTGGTATTTACGCATCGCGGAGCTTACTAA